The following nucleotide sequence is from Nitrospira sp..
GCAATCACGTCCTGGTCCAGCTTGACCCCGCCGGCATACCCCAGCAGCGCTTCCGAGAGGCCCACCGTCTCCACTTTCAAGAGGGCAAGATCATGTTCCACATCGACGCTCACCACCAAGGCCGGTGCGCGAAACTCGCCGGATGTGACGACGGTGATCCGTTTCGCGTGGGCGATGACATGGTGCGCCGTCAGGACATACCCGTCATGGTGGACGATCACGCCGCTTCCGGCCGGTTTCTCGGCGTGGAAGGGTTGGCGTTCCGTGGCTCCGACCGCTCCGGCGGTCGCGCAGAGAAGCGTCACCAGCAACAAGACGACGGTCATGGCACCACCGGTAAGACCACACTGATCGCCCCAGCATTCTGCCCCAATACCAGGCCTTCACGAGGATAGCCTGTACGATCGCGCTCGCCTTTCGGCTGTCCGTGGCAATCCAGACAATGCCTGGTCGCATAGAGCGGGAACATCAACCGTAGCGCCGCGCCGGCGGCGGCGATCTCGCTGATCACCTGTTCCCGTGGGTAGGCCGCATCGGCAAAGGCCTCCAAGGCCACCTGTTCGTACGCATCAGGACGATTGGCAGGATTTCGCGGAACCAGCGCCGTCTGTTTCAGCCGTACCCCGGTCTTGGCCGTGAACCGGGCCGCCACCCGCTCCCCGAATACCGCGGGGATGAATCCCTTATAACCGGCCCCGCTCCGATTGAGGTTCGCCTGGGCGTCTTCGACGACCTGCTTGCTCACGGCGACCAGTTCCTTGAGCAAACGCCGGCTTCGGGGCGAGAGGGTGCCGGTCTCGACCTCACGCAGATCAACCCCGCTACGGCCCCGGAACATGTCGATCAATTGGCGCTCGAACACGTCCGACGTGAACCCCTTGTCACCCTTGGCGGGATCGTCCAAGAGGGTCTGATTGTCGTTCACGACCGCCCGGCCGGAATCGAGCAAAATCGCCAGCAGCCGGGCCGTCCGTTCCAACTCTAGGATGGTTTGAAAAGGGAGCGATGCGCGAGAAGCGGGCGGGGGATCGGTCGCTCGGGTCGGGAGCACCACGAGCAATCCCATTCCCGCGGCAAGACCAGCTAGCATCCACGGTAGAGCACGTCGCATGGGCCGCCCCCACTGCGTCGGCCTTAGGCCCCGGCGCCGC
It contains:
- a CDS encoding DUF3365 domain-containing protein, with protein sequence MRRALPWMLAGLAAGMGLLVVLPTRATDPPPASRASLPFQTILELERTARLLAILLDSGRAVVNDNQTLLDDPAKGDKGFTSDVFERQLIDMFRGRSGVDLREVETGTLSPRSRRLLKELVAVSKQVVEDAQANLNRSGAGYKGFIPAVFGERVAARFTAKTGVRLKQTALVPRNPANRPDAYEQVALEAFADAAYPREQVISEIAAAGAALRLMFPLYATRHCLDCHGQPKGERDRTGYPREGLVLGQNAGAISVVLPVVP